aatattgaaagagATATCTAAAAAGATATGAAGAATTTACATATTTACGAAATCTTGCAAATTATTGCCTCATTTTAACAAGGAATTAAAAGTAAACGATACCAGCTAGCTAGCCAACAGGCTAAATAAGATCAGCATTTATATTAGACTACCCGGAAATCATTTTTCTCTCATaccattttctgaattttggtCAAAGTCTTTATTAAATAACTAAAGTGTCCATTCAACTTGCTGACAACCCAAACCTTAGACAAGTCTCTGCCTACATTAAGAGCCCAGCAATGCATAGATAAACTGAGTATATTACTGCATCAACTAATGAAAATGGGCGTGTTCATTTAAGTGCAACTGGTATAAGCATTCAGTCATCTTTGTATGATTTTTCTACAGACCAGCCACTCACTGTAAACCCATAGATAAACTTGAATGTATAACAATGGAAGATTATGGCCAGAATTCTACAAAATTCCTTAAAATGGGTTGATTCATAAACAAAAGAATCAAGGTACAAAGTTcagcacaaaacacagcagtaagAAGCTGAGAACTTGGCTAAGAATGTCAAGAGTACAACACAGGGCCAAGGCTACCCGTTATTTACTGTGTACTTACtaaagttaaatatttcagatgtttaAGTTAAGAACTGATTACAAAATCATATCTACTTTTGTCCACTGTGCTAaactaatttgtttttaatatgataAATGTGCTATTGCATAAACACTTCAAAGCAATCTTCATTACAACGCTGTAAAGAAAACTCCATATGCTGCATCTGAAACTCGGGATGTCAATGCAGTTCACAGTATGCATAATAAATACCCTCTTCCCTTTCAAATATTAAAGTCACTAGTTTCTAATTACTCAGCACAACCTTGAAGcaactattaaaaatatcaacaaTGCAAACTTAATCACttgaataatgaaaacaaattagtGGCAATTAAATTTGTATTACAAACAGTGCAAAGAAAAAGTATGGAGGGACAGGGGTAATCCTACTGAAGTGAGGCTCAAGCTTTCATTAGAACACCCTGCAAGTTGCATGCTATGATGCGTCACAAGCCAATACTATGCTTGGTTCCTGCAGCAATTGAAACAAATGTTTGCAACACAAACATCCTGGATGGCTAAATTGCACTCAAggttcaaaataaaaaaatgtaatgaagtTAAATACTTGCTTTTATGGGATGCATTTTTACTCATCCCATAAATTTTGACCAAGGAAGTGAAGTGCCATTTTGAAGCCAATGACTtgccaaaacaaataaatgcaatcCACGCTAAATAAAACTTTCAAGCATGTACTTCAAGGTTCTACTATTACTATACAAACTAGATAGTCCCTCAAAACTGTAACACTTAGAACTGCAGTGCTCCAAACAACTTAAGATGTCTTCCAAATGTAGACTGTTTAGTGGTAAATCCTAAGCTGTGCAGACTGTAGTATTATACATCAGCTGCCTTAGGAAAGTTAAGGTACACGATTGCATTACTCTTCAAAGTTGTGGACAAATCCTATCCAAACACAATATAGCCTAAAACTCATCTGTTTAAGCTGTTAAGTTTGAAGTACACAGACGTCTATGGCAGCATGATTACTTCTGTGTAAGGTAGCCATGACCTTTAATTTTGCAACAGCATTCAAGTGTAGATCTTCACTTTTCTCATCTTAAGTCCCTTGTGCTAGCTTCCACCAACATGAATTTGCTGTTTTGTAAACTGAAGTGCTCTAGTTTAGTATCACATGAGAGAAGgttccatttaaaaaacatcCTTGTATGTTTGtgcagtttaaaataaagaaacccaTCCCTGCCTTTATAAGNNNNNNNNNNNNNNNGGGGGGAGGGTGGGAATGCTACATTGAGCAGGGATCAGGATTGGTACCTGTAAACATTGTTATTCCACTGCATCCATTACGGTAAAAGTAACTTAGACTAAAAAAGCCACTCCAATCCGTTCAGAacttctgtgctggttttgaaaCGGTGGCCTCTGTCTACaggctttaggaaaaaaaaatgaagcagagctTAAAGCTGCACCACAGAGTTCTCTTAGTCCCAAACTCTGCCACACATCCTATGACATTTCCACATTTATggactgaaaaaagaaattactcttGATAAATCAAGATATAGTTCTATACATACAAAGACATCACTGATGTCATAAAGTTCAAACTTCCAGTGAAAGACTAAGCAAACCTGATAGCTCCCATCAAGTTTACTACTACTGCATAAAGTACCCACTGTTTCTTTAGTTTTCCACAGTCATTCTGAATGAAGGGCAGCATGTTGGTGGAGAGTGTGGGTATTGATAAAACCATTTGTCTCATTTGCAGATAGACTGCTGAAGTCAGCCACTGAAACAGCCATTTTGGCACTGGTTATATGGTGTGTGTGGTTCTCAAAGTCCACACCAAGGTTATTTACAGAAACATCATTCATGAAAGATTCTGGGACAGCAATCCCCATTTTCAATCTCTTCGCAGGTCTTTCTGCCTCCTCACTGCACATGTTCATTTGGTTTAGCTCTGAATGATAAAAGCCAGtctcaaataaattaaaacaatcaCTTTCACCATTGCTAGGCAAGTTAAGCAATTCTTCTGTTCCAACAGGCACATGATTAACTGGTGCTCGGGGTAAGCTGTCCATAGGAGGAAAAGCGTCATCCAGGCAGTTCACATCTGAATTGTGGCAGACTGTAGCTACACTGTTTGtcagtgctggaaaacagatgaacacaaatgcaaatgaaatagTTGTTTGTGTAGTTCcaaccaagattttttttttcttgatttacCTGTCAACTCATTGGCAGTGATAGAGTTCAGAATGCTTAGTTGTTGATCAGGAATGGTTTCTGTTCGACTGTTAGATGTTAAGGCTGAAGAATGGACTGCTCCTCCAAGGGATTCTGCTTCATCTACTAAGCGATCCATGTAGTCCCTAAAATAATATTGCATCCATAATGTATTatataactggaaaaaaagtcCTATAAATGATGATAGATTTAATTTCAGTTGCCATAGCCACTGAAGCTTTACAGTGCAATGACAGAAGTGAGGTGGGGGGGGAAGTCTTCTACATTTATGATTtgcaacagaaaacacattccAAGAACATTTTACTTACGTAACTCCTGGATGATGgttatatttcttctttccaaatCTTGTTTGCTGAGCAAAGTAATCATAACGTTCTGACTTTTTCCACATGTAGTAGAAAGCCACACACTCAGCAACTGTTCTGGTTCTTACCTAAAGGACAACAAGAAGAATTGACAACATTAATGCAAAGGCTATGGTTTTGTCATCTTCCCAGTTCCTACTCCTGCAATATTGTCAGTTTTTATTGTTCTGGAAAATATCTTTGCAGACTTCAAACAGACCTACAGTTTCAAATATTACATCTGTTCTACTCAATGTGTtattagatttctttttaaaactagGTTGAAACTCTATCTACCTCTGAAGtacttatataaatatatatataaacatttttttaacagtaagATGTATCCTCTCTTACAATGGAAAAAGCTGAGCAATGAACGATCTAAGCGGAGTGAAGCACAAAAGACTCTGGGTCTTTTTGGAATTCCTTTGGGCAAAGTCCAGAACTGTGGAGGCTTTGGCAACAGAGTTGTTAAACCACAACAGTAAATgcttaaacaaaataaaactgtagtCTTATTGAGAAGGTATAACTCATTTTGATCTGTGTTAACTGTTTGTCTTTCCCCAAAATGGAGGTGCTATGTGAAGACAGATTCTTGGAGAAAAAGTCATTACTTCCATTTTTATCTACTTATtgatgcagaaatatttcacatcaTCATAATATCACCCACAGTTCCAGTTTTACAACTCTATCCAACATACAACTATCCAATACAGTCTGgcagtaaaatatatttgagcATTTTCACACATACAGAAACATCAGTGGCAAATCCAAAATGCCTTGGGTGCAGTAGTAAACCTTGCTAGTTTAGGCACAGACAGGAAGGGGAGGAAATTAACAGGTGTCCATATGCTACTGCACAAAGGCCCAGTTAACAAAGCTTTGCACTGCAGCAGTAAGGAAACACATCTTGTTAAGCTCCTCCACACATTAAATCTTGTCTAGCTGATACTGGCTGTATGCAAGTCATATCACCTTATGCTGGAACCCAGAACTTTCCCTAAACTCTTCTTCCCTtttgcctgggaaaaaaaaaacagtagaTTTCTTAAGACTAATTCTAGTCCATAGTGACAGACAGTTCCAtgttggaaaacatttttaatctcTGAAGCATTCATGTTTATTTGTAAAGGCCATTTAAAATCTGAACAATCGAATTATTTAGGATGGGTTAAACCAGATATTGGGCACGACCAGTAGACTACTGTTGAACAGCAACCACAACCCTAGAAAGTTCAcctgaaatacagtaaaaacaCCAGactcccaaagaaaaaaaaacctttaacGTAGTATCAAAAGCATAAAGGAGGTATACAGGAAATTTGGAAACACTGATATTGTCAACTATTGCTTTTtgataaaaacagcaaaaaagccTGATTCTTCAGGCACAGAGGAGTCAATCAGAAGCAATCCAAACCAAGACTCCTTTTCGGAGTCAGAAAAGAGAATATTATGGATGACTATACCttatgaaaacacagaatgCAGCCAGATTCTGTAAACTAGCATCTTCCTGGTGACAGAATAAATTAGGCAAAAATGCATTCTCCCCTCCTAGAGCCATGGCATAGAAATACTGTTCACTCCTAGGAAAGGCATGAATTTAAACTGAATTGTAATGCACATGCATAAAGAGAAGTAATGCCAACTGATTTCAGAGATAATATATTAACACAATGCCTAGTATTTCCAATGATGTTTGGAAATACTactgcaaaggaaagaaaaaatagttcaaaaatgacagatttattttaatatggttcttatttctctcttctgtatGGCTTCTGACAAAAGACTGCCTTCATATAGTACCATATAATTTACCAACTCTTCCATTTAACTGTAAAACACTAaccttgtttttctgtatgAGATGAAAGTCTTTTCCATACATCAGAAGTGCATTTTCAAAGCTTCTGCATTCTTCTTCTGTCCATGCTGTCATCTCTTCTAGACAATTATAAAAGTAGCATGAGAAACTTGATTTTCCTTGCTAACATtttacaaagaataaaattttgttcCTAATGCATGAATATCCAAATGCAttctaaaaaaacaaagtaattcaGTTATTCAGATCTTTAGATTTTATCTCCCCTACTGAGAAACTATCCTACCTGAAATTTAACATTCTTCTTTATAAGGAACGATCTAGCAGAGtttgatttcagaaatttttcatcCTTGAAGGCAAAGgatatttaaaaagttttttggTCTTAGTAAGTTTGTCATCAAAAAATAGTGTTTGATAACATCACTGAGGTGGTTGTGTGGtaatttttcccaatatttctTGTTACACAGGACACAAGGAACAGTGgttgttggaaaaaaaaaaagccaaggaaaacCCTATTTTGATGGATGGCCCTGTTCTGACTGTGAGCATCACAGACAAGAaggcctgacagagctcagctctgctgtgcaaaCCACAGAACATTCTGTCTCAGGCACTCAGCAGTCTAGGCCATGTCTTACCCAGGAGCCAACTACCAGCCTGGATGCTGGCCTCAGTGCATGGCGCTGTAAATCACAGCTGAGAAACAGGGTGGGATCAACTGTCATCAGGAGGGCAATTCCAACCTGACACAGACAGCCAATGGATCCAGCATGAGGCAGACTACCCAGAACATACAACAATTTGCCTGATTTCATAAACCCTCTGGTGAGGTAGTACACTCCTGGAAAAGGCATAATGCACCATGGAGGAGTGCCTCAGCACTCAGCCTAGGTCAGGAGGCCATGCAGGACAAACTGACTGAGACTAAACAGGATCCaggcttttgaaaaataagggCTATCATggaatccagaaaaaaacaaccacctgGTCCTAAAGAGCCACAGACCTCTTCCAACCCCTTCAGATCTCTTAAGGAGAAACggtaaatttctttttttatttatttttaactgattaaacctgcattttttaaaactggatTTTGGTTTGACAAACAGCCAACAAAAATCGTTCAAGACTCCTATGAATTTCCAATCTTAATTGTAGCTTtgggtatatatatatatgtaaggAGGGATTTTTCAGATATCTTACATTCATAATGGTAATACAAAAAGTTTCCACTCAAAAGCCAGTGGGGGAAAATGCATTCACACATTTCAAAGTATCTCTGGAAGcacacactgaaaacaaacctttATGCTCCCAGATGAAAGCAATAATCACTCCACCTcacagctggtttttttttctttctcaaccCCATTAATTTTGCATTCCTTACTGCAAAGTTCTCAACCtttgaagaggagaaaataccCCCATGTAAAGTCTCACTGTAAGAAACTTGCCTGGGAGTGGTGTATTTTTGATTTCCATACTGAGAACAGTAATGAGCTTCAGTGGGGTAGAGCACATCATAGTATAATGGCTACTCTAAGAGACAGACACTGACAACattacaaaatcacagaatcattgagattggaaaagacctcaaagatcatGAAGCCCAACCTTTGAGcaaacaccaccatgtcaactagACACAGTACTAAATGCCTTATATCCAGTTGTTTCTTAAACACCCCCAGGGATGATGATTCTACCACCTCCTTGGAAAATCTATTCCAATGTTTAGCAATGCTTTCCATGAATTTCTTTGCAATATCTAATATAAtcttcccctggtgcagcttaagaGCATCTTCTCTCATCCTGTCATTGGTTATGTGGGAGAagccaacccccacctggccaCAGCCTCCCTTCAGGCAGAAAGGTGGAGAGTGATAAGGTGacccctgagcctctttttctccagactaaacacccccagctccctcagctgctcctcacagcacttgtgctccagaccctgccccagctcccctgcccttctctgcactcactccagcccctcagtgtctttcctgcagtcagggcccagaactggacacagcactccaggtgtggcctcaccagtgcccaggacagggggacaatccctgccctgctcctgctggccacactattgctgagccaggccaggatgccattggccttcttggccacctgggcacagcctggctcatgttcagctgctgccaccagcacccccagctcctttccagccactctgccccagcctgtggcactgcctggggttgttgtgacccaagggcaggagccagcactggaCCTTGTTGACCCTCACATCATTTGCCTTGGCCTGTTGATCCATCCTGTCCAGATCCCATTGCAGAGCCTTCcagccctccagcagatcaacactcccacccaactGCTTTTGCCTGCAAATGGACTGAGAGTGCACTTGATCCAGATTATTGATAAAGGTACTAAACAGAACTTCCCCCAatactgagccctggggaacacaCCAGGTGGGTCTAATTCCATTTACCACCATTCTCTGGGTTCAGCCATCCAGACGGGTTTACCCCAGTGAAGAGTGCACCTTTCCAAGCCATGGGCTGTCAGCTTCTGCAGGAGAATGCTGTAGAAAATGGTGTCAATGGCTTTACTGAAGTCTAGgcaacatccacagcctctccctcaCCTGTTAGGCCTTACTCCTCCATCTGTCCCTTACCATTTTAATGAAGGTGTAACATTCCATCTGAACCTGGGGAACAGGGTATGGGTAAGGAGTATCAGTCCTTAGGATGGAATTTTGGCCTGTAAGGCACAAATGGACAGAGGTATTCTTCAATCCTGAAACAGGAACCTAAATTCCAGAGAAATACTGGATGTAGGATACAGCCCTGCAGCTGATACTTTATGGTCTACACAATCTCTTGAGGTTTTTAAAGCATTCTTCATATagtctttatttcttccttcagcttGACCTTAGTGTCCTGATTCTGGCtgagataattttctttctagtagctggtacagtgctgtgttttggatccCATATGAGAATAAtattgataacacactgatgttttagttgGGTCTAAACTGTGCAAGTAAGGACATTTCAgtgttctgtgctctgcagtgatCAGGTGCCCAAGAGCCTGGGGGAGCACGGCCAGGAGAGCTGACCCGAcctggccaaagggatattccacactCAGACCAACATGGCCAGGGTATGAAGTgggggagctggctgggagtggccaggtgctgctgggggacaggCTGGGCCTCAGTCAGCAGGTGCTGAGCAACCGCGTCACTGTGCATCACTCGCCTCTTGGGGGTTTTATCACTCTGTCTTACCCTTTCACTAAAATTATTACTGTAAGCATTATAATTAGTTTTCTtattatattcttttatttgtttcaattattaaactgttcttagTTCAACCCgaagttttacttttttcctctaattttcaTTCTCCACCAGGAAAGGAAGTGGTGGGGCAGAAGGAGTTTGTGTGGTACTTAAGCTGCCAGTCGGCGTTCAACCTGATATTCACTTAGATACTTGTCTCTCACAGCAGTTAATTGCATACACTCAACTTCCCTTTGGATCCAGTTCTGAGTAGAGGACTATCTGCCAGAATATCAACTTACAGCAGAGCTCATAACCCATTCTGCTTCACACAAAACTTGCgcaaaaataaaggacaaaaaccCACCTTTGTTAAATGACAGACTCTGGTTTTCATTTAAGggattaataaaaaataaggacAAACAAGATGGAAGCCCATTTTCCAATGCAGACTCAAGCAAAGCTCTCCATGCCCTAAGGAACTATACAACAGAGCCCGTTTAGGGCTGGCATAACACAAATGTTAGCACAGAATGGGGACTTATTTACGTACCCACATATATTCTCCTGATTTTGGTACAAATGTTATCAGACTGTAATCAATCATGATCTCCAAGAGACACTACATATAGTGGGTGAGAACTGCTTTATAGCAGCAGAATCACGTCTGTCACCACCCCTCTCCTCAATCTGTTTCACCATTACAACAGCTGtggaggaaagaagggaaggtCAAAAACAACTTGTCAGCCTTTCTACTAACTGCAAACTTTTGTAGCAGAACTTCCAAATGGACAATGTCAGATTATACCTAATTTGTCCTAAAGTCATCATGACAGGGATGTGCTTGATAATCTGATTCTACTCAAGAATTTTccacagaactttttttttttaaccacacttttctaaaaaaacatGTATTCTCTTACCCTGAGATGCCTTTCCATTTGAGCAGTATCTCTCAATTGCTTCTTTAACATTATGGCTACTTTTAAGAAGTTCATACAGCgcctataaaataaaaaaagtctttagAAGGGTCCAAGTTTCGTAATATCTAATCTAGACCTCCAAAACTAGTATTCCAGTGAATATATCTAGGGAGGATTTATCTTTACATAtgatgaaaatttaaaaacaagagtcaaaaccaaaaccacctaAAAGCTGAGGCTTTCtaactaaaaaataaatgtaaaacacTATACGCAATTA
This sequence is a window from Parus major isolate Abel chromosome Z, Parus_major1.1, whole genome shotgun sequence. Protein-coding genes within it:
- the MIER3 gene encoding mesoderm induction early response protein 3 isoform X2, yielding MLVHDYDDERTLEEEEMMEESKNFSSEIEDLEKEGNMPLEDLLAFYGYEPTIPVMPGSSANSSPSELADELPDMTLDKEEIAKDLLSGDDEETQSSADDLTPSVTSHEATDFFPRPLRSNTTCDGDKESDGEDVETDNGNSSEDLRKEIMVGSQYQAEIPAYLGRCSDDEKAYENEDHLLWKPDVISESKVREYLFETSLRTGNEKMIGRIPEGLHTRDNEQALYELLKSSHNVKEAIERYCSNGKASQEMTAWTEEECRSFENALLMYGKDFHLIQKNKVRTRTVAECVAFYYMWKKSERYDYFAQQTRFGKKKYNHHPGVTDYMDRLVDEAESLGGAVHSSALTSNSRTETIPDQQLSILNSITANELTALTNSVATVCHNSDVNCLDDAFPPMDSLPRAPVNHVPVGTEELLNLPSNGESDCFNLFETGFYHSELNQMNMCSEEAERPAKRLKMGIAVPESFMNDVSVNNLGVDFENHTHHITSAKMAVSVADFSSLSANETNGFINTHTLHQHAALHSE
- the MIER3 gene encoding mesoderm induction early response protein 3 isoform X3, with protein sequence MPLEDLLAFYGYEPTIPVMPGSSANSSPSELADELPDMTLDKEEIAKDLLSGDDEETQSSADDLTPSVTSHEATDFFPRPLRSNTTCDGDKESDGEDVETDNGNSSEDLRKEIMVGSQYQAEIPAYLGRCSDDEKAYENEDHLLWKPDVISESKVREYLFETSLRTGNEKMIGRIPEGLHTRDNEQALYELLKSSHNVKEAIERYCSNGKASQEEMTAWTEEECRSFENALLMYGKDFHLIQKNKVRTRTVAECVAFYYMWKKSERYDYFAQQTRFGKKKYNHHPGVTDYMDRLVDEAESLGGAVHSSALTSNSRTETIPDQQLSILNSITANELTALTNSVATVCHNSDVNCLDDAFPPMDSLPRAPVNHVPVGTEELLNLPSNGESDCFNLFETGFYHSELNQMNMCSEEAERPAKRLKMGIAVPESFMNDVSVNNLGVDFENHTHHITSAKMAVSVADFSSLSANETNGFINTHTLHQHAALHSE
- the MIER3 gene encoding mesoderm induction early response protein 3 isoform X1; translated protein: MLVHDYDDERTLEEEEMMEESKNFSSEIEDLEKEGNMPLEDLLAFYGYEPTIPVMPGSSANSSPSELADELPDMTLDKEEIAKDLLSGDDEETQSSADDLTPSVTSHEATDFFPRPLRSNTTCDGDKESDGEDVETDNGNSSEDLRKEIMVGSQYQAEIPAYLGRCSDDEKAYENEDHLLWKPDVISESKVREYLFETSLRTGNEKMIGRIPEGLHTRDNEQALYELLKSSHNVKEAIERYCSNGKASQEEMTAWTEEECRSFENALLMYGKDFHLIQKNKVRTRTVAECVAFYYMWKKSERYDYFAQQTRFGKKKYNHHPGVTDYMDRLVDEAESLGGAVHSSALTSNSRTETIPDQQLSILNSITANELTALTNSVATVCHNSDVNCLDDAFPPMDSLPRAPVNHVPVGTEELLNLPSNGESDCFNLFETGFYHSELNQMNMCSEEAERPAKRLKMGIAVPESFMNDVSVNNLGVDFENHTHHITSAKMAVSVADFSSLSANETNGFINTHTLHQHAALHSE